Proteins co-encoded in one Sebastes umbrosus isolate fSebUmb1 chromosome 20, fSebUmb1.pri, whole genome shotgun sequence genomic window:
- the fam20a gene encoding pseudokinase FAM20A translates to MMRRDRLFLAATLTAIFSADLYFILLPKLRRVGQRSGHFCFPCGDNNLTLPRHGGLATPQLSNWTSAAPLDGTTPEPTDWGSKLGRLFAHPLYNIQTPALGLEERLLQVEQLMEYYKRKVSRWERHMKLYSEAAAISNVSVTEHEVTFDPDASWLKFHLGISRYALYSRDDPAVPQLLKDMQSMTVVSSDYTQDEKALKGACDCTQVVKPSGHHLKLALKMQNFAKAMFKPMRQQRDEETPEDFFYFVDFQRHNAEIAAFHLDRVLDFRRVPPVAGRLVNVTGEVLQVTHNEDLRAVFFTSPANNTCFFAKCLYVCKTEYAVCGGPDLLEGSLSAYLPGLSIAPRISIPNPWIRSYTFTGREEWEVNPFYCDTIKQLYPYNSGNRLLNIIDMSIFDFLTSNMDRHHYEIFTKFGDEGFLLHLDNARGFGKHSQDEMSILAPLTQCCMIKRSTLSRLQLLARPEFRLSDVMRESLEGDPLQPILTEPHLSALDRRLQKVLRAVQRCVRRLGEDDVIAKDFVKSTERPQTATEMEKVR, encoded by the exons ATGATGAGGAGAGACCGTCTCTTCTTAGCCGCGACCCTCACAGCCATCTTCTCCGCCGACCTCTACTTCATCCTCCTGCCAAAGCTGCGGCGTGTGGGGCAAAGGTCGGGACACTTTTGCTTCCCATGTGGTGACAACAACCTCACTCTTCCCAGGCACGGGGGTCTCGCCACCCCGCAGCTCTCCAACTGGACTTCTGCGGCACCCTTGGATGGTACCACACCTGAACCCACTGATTGGGGCTCAAAGCTGGGGAGGCTGTTTGCTCACCCTCTGTACAACATCCAGACTCCGGCGCTTGGGCTGGAGGAGAGGCTGCTGCAGGTGGAGCAGCTGATGGAGTACTACAAGAGGAAGGTGTCACGCTGGGAAAG ACATATGAAGCTTTACAGCGAGGCAGCGGCTATATCCAACGTCAGTGTGACTGAACAtgaggtgacctttgaccccgacGCAAGCTGGCTGAAGTTCCACCTGGGAATAAGCCGCTATGCTTTGTACTCCCGCGATGACCCCGCTGTCCCACAACTCCTCAAGGACATGCAGAGCATGACGGTCGTCAGCTCAg ATTACACTCAAGATGAGAAGGCCCTAAAAGGAGCATGTGATTGCACCCAAG TTGTGAAGCCAAGCGGACATCACCTGAAACTGGCTCTGAAGATGCAAAACTTCGCCAAAGCCATGTTCAAACCAATGAG gcagCAGAGGGACGAGGAGACTCCAGAAGACTTCTTCTACTTTGTTGATTTCCAGAGACACAATGCAGAGATTGCAGCCTTTCACCTGGACAG GGTCCTGGACTTCCGGAGAGTCCCGCCGGTGGCTGGCAGACTGGTGAACGTCACAGGAGAAGTCCTCCAAGTCACCCACAACGAAGACCTACGAGCCGTCTTCTTCACCTCGCCAG CGAACAACACGTGTTTCTTTGCCAAGTGTCTGTACGTGTGTAAGACGGAGTACGCGGTGTGCGGGGGCCCCGACCTGCTGGAGGGCTCCTTGTCAGCCTACTTACCCGGCCTCAGCATCGCTCCACGCATCTCTATCCCCAACCCCTGGATCCGCTCCTACACCTTCACCGGACGAGAAGA gtgggAAGTGAATCCGTTCTACTGTGACACCATAAAGCAGCTGTATCCCTACAACTCAGGCAACAGGCTCCTCAACATCATAGACATGTCCATCTTTGACTTCCTCACAA GCAACATGGACAGACACCACTACGAGATTTTTACTAAATTTGGGGACGAAGGGTTCCTTCTCCACTTGGACAATGCCAGAGG GTTTGGGAAGCACTCTCAAGATGAGATGTCCATCCTGGCTCCACTAACTCAGTGCTGCAT GATAAAGCGCTCCACACTGTCTCGGCTCCAGCTCCTGGCCCGACCAGAGTTCAGACTCAGCGATGTGATGAGGGAGTCCCTGGAGGGAGACCCTTTACAGCCGATCCTGACAGAGCCCCACCTCTCGGCGCTGGACCGCAGGCTACAGAAGGTCCTCCGAGCGGTCCAGCGCTGTGTCCGGAGGCTGGGCGAAGACGATGTGATCGCCAAGGACTTTGTCAAATCCACAGAGAGACCTCAGACCGCCACAGAGATGGAGAAGGTCAGGTAA
- the LOC119479407 gene encoding cAMP-dependent protein kinase type I-alpha regulatory subunit isoform X1 has translation MASGSTSSEEERSLRECEQYVQKHNIQQLLKDCIVQLCTSRPDRPMAFLREYFERLEKEEAKQIQNQQKAGSSRSDSRDEEVSPPMNPVVKGRRRRGAFSAEVYTEEDAASYVRKVIPKDYKTMAALAKAIEKNVLFSHLDDNERSDIFDAMFPVTYIAGETVILQGPSCQSTGFGRAFLPRLSDEGDNFYVIDQGEMDVYVNNEWVTSIGEGGSFGELALIYGTPRAATVRAKTNVKLWGIDRDSYRRILMGSTLRKRKMYEEFLRKVSILESLDKWERLTVADALEPVQFEDGQKIVVQGEPGDEFFIILEGSAAVLQRRSENEEFVEVGRLGPSDYFGEIALLMNRPRAATVVARGPLKCVKLDRPRFERVLGPCSDILKRNIQQYNSFVSLSV, from the exons ATGGCATCTGGAAGTACGAGCAGCGAGGAGGAGCGGAGCCTGAGGGAGTGTGAGCAGTATGTGcagaaacacaacattcaaCAGCTGCTGAAGGACTGCATTGTCCAGCTGTGCACCTCCAGGCCGGACCGGCCCATGGCCTTCCTCAGGGAGTACTTCGAGAGGCTGGAGAAG GAGGAGGCCAAGCAGATCCAGAACCAGCAGAAGGCAGGCAGTTCCCGTTCAGACTCCCGCGATGAGGAGGTTTCTCCACCCATGAACCCCGTGGTGAAGGGTCGCCGGCGGAGAGGAGCCTTCAGCGCAGAGGTCTACACAGAGGAGGATGCAGCCTCATATGTCAGAAAG GTCATTCCAAAAGACTACAAGACGATGGCAGCCTTGGCCAAAGCTATTGAAAAGAACGTGCTCTTCTCACACCTGGACGACAATGAGAGGAG TGACATATTTGATGCAATGTTTCCAGTCACCTACATCGCCGGGGAAACAGTTATTCTGCAGG GGccaagctgtcaatcaactggCTTTGGGCGGGCCTTCCTGCCCAGACTAA GTGACGAAGGTGACAATTTCTATGTTATCGACCAAGGGGAGATGGAT GTGTATGTGAACAATGAATGGGTGACCAGCATCGGGGAGGGAGGCAGCTTCGGAGAGCTGGCCCTGATATACGGCACCCCGAGGGCGGCCACGGTTAGAGCCAAGACCAATGTCAAGCTGTGGGGCATCGACAGAGACAGCTACAGGAGAATACTTATG GGAAGCACTTTGAGAAAGAGGAAGATGTACGAGGAATTCCTCAGGAAAGTGTCCATTTTAG AGTCTCTTGACAAATGGGAGCGTCTGACAGTCGCCGACGCCTTGGAGCCCGTCCAGTTTGAGGACGGACAGAAGATTGTTGTGCAGGGAGAGCCTGGAGACGAGTTCTTCATCATCTTAGAG ggtTCTGCAGCTGTGTTGCAGCGTCGCTCAGAGAACGAGGAGTTTGTGGAAGTGGGGAGGTTAGGACCCTCTGACTACTTTG GTGAGATCGCTCTGCTGATGAACCGTCCCCGCGCCGCCACCGTGGTCGCCCGTGGCCCCCTGAAGTGCGTCAAGCTCGACCGGCCTCGCTTCGAGCGCGTCCTGGGTCCCTGTTCGGACATTCTCAAACGTAACATCCAACAGTACAACAGCTTCGTCTCGCTGTCTGTCTGA
- the LOC119479407 gene encoding cAMP-dependent protein kinase type I-alpha regulatory subunit isoform X2 produces the protein MASGSTSSEEERSLRECEQYVQKHNIQQLLKDCIVQLCTSRPDRPMAFLREYFERLEKEEAKQIQNQQKAGSSRSDSRDEEVSPPMNPVVKGRRRRGAFSAEVYTEEDAASYVRKVIPKDYKTMAALAKAIEKNVLFSHLDDNERSDIFDAMFPVTYIAGETVILQGDEGDNFYVIDQGEMDVYVNNEWVTSIGEGGSFGELALIYGTPRAATVRAKTNVKLWGIDRDSYRRILMGSTLRKRKMYEEFLRKVSILESLDKWERLTVADALEPVQFEDGQKIVVQGEPGDEFFIILEGSAAVLQRRSENEEFVEVGRLGPSDYFGEIALLMNRPRAATVVARGPLKCVKLDRPRFERVLGPCSDILKRNIQQYNSFVSLSV, from the exons ATGGCATCTGGAAGTACGAGCAGCGAGGAGGAGCGGAGCCTGAGGGAGTGTGAGCAGTATGTGcagaaacacaacattcaaCAGCTGCTGAAGGACTGCATTGTCCAGCTGTGCACCTCCAGGCCGGACCGGCCCATGGCCTTCCTCAGGGAGTACTTCGAGAGGCTGGAGAAG GAGGAGGCCAAGCAGATCCAGAACCAGCAGAAGGCAGGCAGTTCCCGTTCAGACTCCCGCGATGAGGAGGTTTCTCCACCCATGAACCCCGTGGTGAAGGGTCGCCGGCGGAGAGGAGCCTTCAGCGCAGAGGTCTACACAGAGGAGGATGCAGCCTCATATGTCAGAAAG GTCATTCCAAAAGACTACAAGACGATGGCAGCCTTGGCCAAAGCTATTGAAAAGAACGTGCTCTTCTCACACCTGGACGACAATGAGAGGAG TGACATATTTGATGCAATGTTTCCAGTCACCTACATCGCCGGGGAAACAGTTATTCTGCAGG GTGACGAAGGTGACAATTTCTATGTTATCGACCAAGGGGAGATGGAT GTGTATGTGAACAATGAATGGGTGACCAGCATCGGGGAGGGAGGCAGCTTCGGAGAGCTGGCCCTGATATACGGCACCCCGAGGGCGGCCACGGTTAGAGCCAAGACCAATGTCAAGCTGTGGGGCATCGACAGAGACAGCTACAGGAGAATACTTATG GGAAGCACTTTGAGAAAGAGGAAGATGTACGAGGAATTCCTCAGGAAAGTGTCCATTTTAG AGTCTCTTGACAAATGGGAGCGTCTGACAGTCGCCGACGCCTTGGAGCCCGTCCAGTTTGAGGACGGACAGAAGATTGTTGTGCAGGGAGAGCCTGGAGACGAGTTCTTCATCATCTTAGAG ggtTCTGCAGCTGTGTTGCAGCGTCGCTCAGAGAACGAGGAGTTTGTGGAAGTGGGGAGGTTAGGACCCTCTGACTACTTTG GTGAGATCGCTCTGCTGATGAACCGTCCCCGCGCCGCCACCGTGGTCGCCCGTGGCCCCCTGAAGTGCGTCAAGCTCGACCGGCCTCGCTTCGAGCGCGTCCTGGGTCCCTGTTCGGACATTCTCAAACGTAACATCCAACAGTACAACAGCTTCGTCTCGCTGTCTGTCTGA